CCGGTCGAGTTTTCCAAAGTAAAACAAAATTTCTCATCGAAGTGGTCTGATCCGAACTATTAGCGAAAACACACACGGTTTCCGCCGCACCTAATCGTTACTTGCGAAAAACGACGCATTTTCAGCCATCTCTCAGGCTGCGTTCTTCGAGACATTCTTCGGGGCGCGCCGCAACGAGGGACGGCGCTTTCCGGCGACCACGGCAGCATCGATCACAACCTCGGCCACATCATCGCGGTCCGGCAGGTCATACATCACTTCCAGCATGATTTTTTCCATAATGGAGCGCAGGGCGCGAGCGCCGGTCTTCAGGTCGATCGCCTTCTGCGCCACCGCCCGGATCGCATCCGGCGTGAAGCGCAGTCGAGCGCCGTCCATGGCGAAGAGCTTCGAATACTGCTTCACGATGGCGTTCTTGGTGCGGAGCAAAATCTTCTCGAGATCGGCGATCTGCAGCTGATCAAGCACAGATACCACCGGCAAACGGCCGATGAACTCCGGGATCATGCCGAAGCGCACCAAGTCCTCGGGGGCGATTTGTCGCATGATTTCGACGGAATCGAGTTCGACCGACTGATCACGCGTAAATCCGAGCGAGCGAGCGCCCAATCGCTTCTGAATAATGTCTTCGAGGCCGACGAAGGCACCACCACAGATGAAGAGGATGTTGGCCGTGTTGATCTGGATGTATTCCTGGTTCGGGTGCTTGCGCCCGCCCTGCGGCGGCACGTTGCAGACCGTGCCCTCCAAAATCTTGAGCAACGCCTGCTGCACGCCTTCGCCCGACACGTCGCGCGTGATCGAGACATTTTCGGTTGTGCGGCGGATCTTATCGATCTCGTCGACGTAGATGATGCCGCACTCGGCCTTCTTCACGTCATAGTTCGCCGACTGCAGGAGTCGCAGCACCACGTTCTCCACGTCCTCCCCCACGTAACCGGCTTCGGTCAGCGTGGTGGCGTCGGAGATGGCGAACGGCACATCCAGAATGCGCGCGAGCGTGCGCGCCAAAAGGGTTTTGCCAGAGCCGGTCGGCCCCGAGAGCAGGATGTTGCTCTTCTCGACTTCGACGCCGTCGAACTCCGGCGCGAGCGTGGCGCCGTCACTCTCCGGGCCTTGTCCGTTATCGAAGGCCAGTCGCTTGTAGTGGTTATAGACCGCGACCGAGAGCACCTTTTTGGCGTGCTCCTGCCCGATAACATGTTCGTCGAGGGTGGCCTTGATCTGCGCGGGCTTGAGGAGGCGGAATGACGGCTTGGACTCGATCGGGCTCTGCTTCGTTTCGCGATCGATAATCGTCTTACAGACGTTCACGCACGAGTCGCAGATGTAGACGCCCGGCCCCGCGATGATTTTTTTCACCTCGGTCTGGGATTTACCACAAAAGGAGCAGAGCGTCATCCGCGACGATTTAGCCATATCGGAGGGTTATCGGCACGAATTGCTCTGTCGAGGGGAGAAAAATGCAAAAACGGACCAAAAAGATTTTGGTCCGTTTCGAAAGTGCTGCGAACAGCTGAAATAATGAGTGGCGAAACGCGTCAGGCGGCGGACGGCTCGGAGAGGTTTTGGGCCTCGCGGGTGGATTCCACCACGTGGTCCACCAGACCGTATTCCTTGGCTTCAAGAGCACTCATGTAGTAATCGCGATCGGAATCCTTGGCGACCTGCGCGGCAGTCTTGCCAGCGTGTTTGGCGATCGTGGCATTCAGCGTCTCGCGCCAGCGCAGGATCTCCTTGGCGGCGATCGAGATGTCGGTCGTCTGACCGCCGGCACCACCGGAGGGCTGGTGAATCATCACCCGACTGTTCGGCAGCGCGAAGCGTTTGCCCTTCGTGCCAGCGGCCAGCAGGACGGTGCCCATGGAGGCCGCCATGCCGATGCAGTAGGTCACCACATCGCATTGCAGGAAGTTGATCGTGTCGTAGATGGCCATGCCACCCGTCACCACGCCCCCGGGGGAGTTGATGTAGAGGTGGATGTCCTTCTTGGGATCCTCCATCTGCAAAAAGAGCAGCTGGGCGATCACGCTATTGGCCACACCGTCATCGATCGGCGTGCCGATGAAGATGATCCGATCCTTGAGGAGCCGGCTGTAAATATCCATCGACCGCTCACCACGGCCGGTGTTTTCGATGACGTAGGGAATGTAGTATGAGCTCACGGGCGTTGAATTAAATCGGTCGCCGCTGGCCTAACTTTATTCAGCAGACGGAGCGGCGCCTTCAGTGACACTGGATTTTGCGACCACCAGATCAAGGGTCTTGTCGAAGAGGATCCCTTGCTGAATGGAACGCAACCGTTCGCGATCCTTTGCCAGCTCCTTAACGAACTTGTCCGGGCCCTGACCGCTGCGCATGGCCTGCTGGTAAATGACCTGGTTCATGTCGTTCTCCTCGACCTTAACCTTCTCCTTCTCGGCGATCTTGGCGATGAGCAACTGGCTTTGAATGCGAGTCTCGGCGGTCTTGCGCGCGTTGGCGTAGAGCGCCTCCTTGTCCTCTTCAAATTTCTCGGCCGGCACGCCCTGGCGCATCTGCTGGTCGATGAACTGGCGCAGCACGCCTTGGGTTTCCTGCTCCACCAGCGATTCCGGGGCGGCGATGGCGACCTTGCCGAGCATGGCTTCAATCACCTGACGACGCTGCTCGGAACGGTTGCGCGACTCCTTCTGCATCTTCACGTGGTTGCGGATGTTGGTCTTAAGCGACTCCAGGTCGTCGGCCTGATGGGCCTTGCAGAATTCTTCGTCGAGCTCCGGCAGCACGCGCTCGCGCACCTCCAACAGCTCCACGGCGTAGACCGCTTCTTTGCCCGCGAGGGCCTCAACGGCCTTGAAGTCGGCCGGGAAAGTCACGGTGGCGTCTTTCTTGTCGCCCTTGGCGAGGCCGCCGAGCTGGGCACCGAGACCGGGGATGAGACCTTCGTTCTCGCCCTCAACCTCTTCCCACGTCTGCGGGACCTTGCCGTAAATCTGCTTGTCCGGAGCGATCTCGAGAATCGGGGTGCCGTCGATCGTGCCTTCGTAGGCGATCTTCACGTAGTCGCCCTTTTGGGAGGCGCGGTCGGCCTCCTTAAAGTCCGCGCGTTCAGCGCGCATGTTTTCGAGCACCTTCTCCACGTCCTCATCGGTGGCCTCGGTGGGCTCGACGGTGGTGGGGATGCCTTCGTAATCCGGCAGCTCGAAGCTCGGCTGAATGTCGACCGTGATCGTGATGGTCGCTTCGGCATCTTTGGAAATCTCGCCTTCCTGGACGTCGGTCACGCCGATCACGTCGAGTTTCGCTTCGTCCATGGCGCTCTGGTAGGCCTTGGTGACGACCTTCTTACGGAACTCGCCCTCGATGTCCTTGGCATAGCGCTTGGTCACCATGGCGGCGGGAGCCTTGCCGGGGCGGAAGCCCGGGAGGCGGGCCATCTTGGTAAACTCAGCGACCACGGCTTGGTGCTCAGCGGCGACCTCGGCGGCGTCGAAGGACACGACCAGGCTCTTGCGGGTTTCAGAAACGTCTTGGGTTTGGATGTTCACGACCGAAATTGTGGTGAAGGATTCGTTGAGAGAATTGGACACGCTACGGAGCCCGCTTCGGGCCGGTCAATGCCGGATTGCAGGCCTGTTCCCGTCGCTGAAACCGCCAGCCCCGCCCCGCCGTCTTGTCTCTGCATGCCCGCTACCCCTGCGCTACCCCACCTTACCGCTGAGACCGCCTGGCAACCGCTTCCCGCCGAAGATTGGTCTGCCTCACACGCGCGCCATCTTCTGCGGCGCGCTGGCTGGAGTGCCCAACCTGCAGAGGTCGAACGCGCTCTGGCCGACGGTTTGCCCGCCACCTTGCAGCGACTTTTCCCTCCCTCACCTCCGTCATGGCCCGCCCCCGCTGCCGTAGCGGAAACCGGACGCGGCTTACGGGAAACCCTCCGAGAAATCCGCGACTTGCCCGAACCGGAGCGCCGCCGTGCCCGCAATCGCCTCCAGCAACAATCCCGCGCAGCCGGCCAAAGTCTCGCCCTCGATTGGTTGCAACACGCTCGCGCCCCCGAACACGCCACCTTCAGCAAATGGGTCCTGTTTCTCGATGATGTCTACGTGGTGTCCGCCCAGAAGGTGAAGCAGCCGGCCCTCATCCACGCCCACGACCACATCCTCCGCACTCACGCTTTCGGCCCGGCCCAGGCTCTGACCAAGGCCGTATCCCGCTCGCCGGCCATGATCGTCTACCTCGATCTGCAGCAAAGCAAAGCCAAGTCCCCCAACGAAAACTTCGCCCGCGAGCTCTTCGAACTCTTCGTCCTCGGCGAGGGCCACTACACTGAAAACGACATCAAGGAAGCCGCCCGCGCTTTCACTGGCTACCGCCAAGCCGGTGGCGAGTTCCGCTTCGCCCGCCGCCAACACGACCGCGGACGCAAAACCGTCTTCGGCCACACCGGCGCCTTTGATGGTGATCAGGTCATCGACCTCGCCTACGCGCAACCCGCCGCTGCGACCTTCCTGCCCACCGAACTCGCCCGCTTTTACCTCACCGAAGACCCGTTGCCCGCCGATTGGATCGCAACGCTCGGTGACGCCTGGCTGGACGACGCTTTCGATTTGCGCGCCCTCGCCCTCCGGTTCTTCGGCAGCCGCGCTTTCTTCGCGCCGGAGTTTCGCGGCAACGCCATCAAAAGCCCGATCCAGTTCTACCTCGGCCTGCTGCAGGACCTAGATCTCGACGTCCTCCCCGCCCCGCGCTTCACCCTCAATGCCCTCCGCGCCATGGGCCAACTGCCCTTCACTCCGCCCAACGTGCGCGGCTGGGTCGGCGGCCGCCGCTGGATCAACTCCACCACCCTCGCCGCCCGCCGCCAAACCGCGGCCTTCCTCATCGAAGGACTGCCCCACAACCGCTTCAACGCCGACGAACTCCGCGCCATGGAGGCCGCCCGCGCCGCCGGTCATGAAACGTTCTTCCTACCGCCGGAAGCGCTGATCGAACTCTCCGAAGACTCCCCGTCTGCCACCGTGCAGAACTGGGCGTCACGCTGGCTGGCCTCTCCCCCGCCGCCCGACGCCCTCGCCGCCCTCGCCGAGCTTCTGGCCGACGCCGACCGCGACGAAACCGCCACCGCGCTCACCACCCTGCTCCAATCGCCGGACTACCAACTCTGCTGAAGCCCCCCTTCCATGTCTGCCTCCTTCCCCTCCGACTTCCCCACCACCCGCCGCGAGTTTCTCCGCACGACCGGCAGCGGCATCGGGCTGCTCACCTTCGCCCAGTTTGCCCCCGCGTTTTTGGTCAACTCCGTGCGCGCCGCCGCCCCGTCTCCCGAACGCGATCGCACCATCCTCGTGCTCGTCCAACTCGCCGGCGGCAACGATGGCCTGAACACGGTCGTGCCCTTCGCCAACGATCACTATCACCGCCTTCGCCCCTCCCTCGGCCTGACCCGTCAGGCCGTCCTCCCCATCAACGACGAGCTCGGCCTGCATCCGGCCTGCCGCGAGTTGTATGCGCTCCACCAGGACGGCCAGCTCGGCATCATTCAAAACGTCGGTTACCCCAACCCCAACCGCAGTCACTTCCGCTCCACCGAGATCTGGGAAACCGCCAGCGAGGCCGACGACACCCTCAGCACCGGCTGGCTCGGCCGCTACCTCGATAACGCCTGCGCCGGTGCCGACGCTGCGACCACGTCCGCCGACCCCGCCGCCATCCATGTCTCCGGCGAGACGCCACCGTCGTTCGCGTCCGACGCCGATCACGCCATCTTCGGTGTCCCCGAACGCCCGCTCCGTCGCAGCACCCGCAACCGCCGCAACACCACACCGACTGACGTCTTGGAAGCCTTCGCTCGCAGCCCCGATCACGCCCACGACGACGACCATTCCAACCACGCCTTTCTACGCGCCACCGCCATGAATGCGCTCGTCACCGAACGCCGCGTCGAAAAGGTCCTCGCCGCCTACCGCCCCGGTGCGGCTTACCCGACCGACAACCGTTTCGCGCAGTCGTTGCAAAAGGTCGCCGCCATGATCGCCGCCGGCTTCGACACCCGGGTGTATTTTGTGAGCCTCGGCGGCTTCGACACCCACGCCAACCAGGCCGGCGCGCACCAAAACCTGCTCGCCACGCTCAGCGGTGGACTAGCCGCATTCCAAGCCGACCTCACCGCCCACGGCCTCGCCGACCAGGTGCTCACCACCACCTTCTCCGAGTTCGGCCGTCGCCCGGCCGAAAACGAAAGCGGCGGCACCGACCATGGCACCGCCGCGCCCCTCTTTGTGCTGGGCTCCAAACTCGACCAAACCCTGCTCGGCGCCGCCCCCGACCTCGACCTGCCGTCGCCCAAAGCAGACCTCACCTACAGCACCGATTTTCGCTCCGTCTACGCGACCCTGCTCGATCGCTGGCTCGAAGCCGACGCCGATGCCGTGCTCGGCCAACGCTTCGATCGTCTTGCCTTCCTCTAAACGGCCGCGTCTCGCTGCACGCTTGCACCGGGTCGGGCACCGACGTTTTCTCGGCCCTTTCCTGCCGTGACGTCGATCCGCGAACTCCTCACCGAACACCCGTCGCTCCTCCTGATCGACGCCGCCTCGACGGTGCTGCACCTCGGGCTGACCCGCCCGGGCATCGCCCCGGTTTGGCTGCACCGCGAGGGTGAAGCGAGTTCGACGCTCTTTGCCCTGCTCGCCGAGTCCGGCGCGAGCCCCAACGACTTCGATGGCTTTGTCTTCTGCGAAGGTCCGGGCTCCATGCTCGGTATCCGCACGGTCGCTACAGCCTTGCGCACCTGGGTCGCGCTGCGCCCGCGGCCCATCTGGAGCTACCGCAGTCTCGATCTGCCTGCCTCTTCCCGCGGCACAGTCGGCGACGCCTTCATCTGCGACGCCCGGCGCCAATCCTGGCATGTGCTCACGCTCGCCGACGAAACCGCCAGCGCGACACCGCTCCGCCGACTCAAAACCGAGCAATTGGCCCACACCTTCATGCCGGCCGGTTTCCGCACCTGGACGCCGTTACCCGATCCTGCGCCCACGGTTGTGCCCTATGAGCCGTCAGAGCTCACTGGCGCGCTGATCGACGCCCCGTTGCTGCGCGCCAACCCGGAACCCGACGCCTACCAGGACACCGCACCGGACTACGTGCGCTGGACACCGCAAGTCCATCGCGCCCCGGAAGCCAGCCGATGATCCCGCGCACCCAAGTTCCGCTGCGTTGCTGGGCCGAGATCGATCTCGCCGCCCTCGAACGCAACCTGCGCCGCATCCGCGCCTCCCTGCCCTCCTTCATGCGCTACGTCGCCGTCGTGAAGGCCGACGCCTACGGCCACGGTCTGCACCAGGTGGCCGCCCGTTTGATGCACGCCGGGGCCGACCTCTTTGCTGTCGCCACGCTCTCCGAAGCCGCCGCCTTGCGTGAACTCGGTCCCGGTTGGCCGATTCTCCTGCTCAGTCCGCTGGTGCCGGAAGAGGACGACTACATCCCGCGCCACGACGTGGCCGTCACCGTTTCGTCCGCCGACGAAGTGGACCGCTTCGCTGCCGCCGCCGAACGCGCCGGGCGCAAGATCAGCGTCCACCTCAAGATCGATACCGGCATGGGCCGCGCCGGCGTTTGGCACGAAACAGCCGCCACGGTGTATCAAAAAATCCGTGACGCCGCCGGACTCACCCTCGCCGGCATCTACACGCACTATTCCAGTTCCGACGACGATCCGGCCTTCACCGCCGAGCAACGCCAACGTTTCCGGCAAGCGCTCGCCTCCTTCGACGGGCTCGATCCGACCTCATTGCTCATTCACGCCGACAACAGCGCCGGCCTCGAAACCATCGAACGTGCGGGTCCCTTCAACGCCGTGCGCATCGGCCTGCTGCAGTTCGGCATCCTGCCCCGCACCGGATCACTGCTGGCCGACGTGCACGCCGAGCCGGTGTTCAGTTTTCGCACCCGCGTGGGCCTCGTGAAAGACCTGCCCGCCGGCACCGCCATCAGTTACGGCCAAACGCATCGCCTCGAGCGCCCGTCCCGCATCGCCGTGCTCACCGCGGGTTACGGCGACGGCATCAACCGGCTCCTCAGCAACCGGGGCGCTGTGCTCATCGGCGGTCGCCGTTGCCCGATTCTGGGCCGCGTCACGATGGACCAAACCATCGTCGACGTCACCCATCTCGACACCGTCAAATCCGGCGACGAGGTCACGCTCATCGGCCATCAACAAGGTGCCGAGATTTCCGTTACCGAGTTCAGCACTTGGGCCGAAACCATTCCGTGGGAAACACTCTGTTCGGTGACTAAACGCGTGCCCCGCCTCTACCGCACCGCCCTCGGCGTTTAGTTGCGTTCCGGATCGTCCGGTTCTTCCGCCAACAGTTTCCACTCGGGGCTCACGCGCACCAAAATGCCCCGCCACATCGACTCGTTCTGCTCGTAATCGAGCACGTCCGATGGGATCGCACTCACCGCCCAGGTATCGTGATCCAATTCGTTTTCAAGCTGCCCTTCGCCCCAGCCGGAATACCCCACAAAGGCGCGCAACTCGATGTCGTCGCCCTGCTCCGCCTTGAGCTTCTCCGCCTCCAGCGGCTCCAGGCCAAAATGCAAACGCAGCCCCGCGCCGTCCGAATGAAATCCGAGCGCGCAAATCAGGAGCCGATCCGTCTGCACCGGCCCGCCCGCCAACACCGGCACCGTCGCCAAAGCCCCAAACGCAAACGCCTCATCGAGGTCCGCCAGGGTTTTACCCGTTCCGCGATTCAGCACCACGCCCATCGCGCCTTCCGCGTCGTGCGCCGATAGCAACACCACCGTGCGCCGGAAATTCGGGTCCTTCAGGCTCGGGTGCGACAGCAGCAGCGAGCCCGCCAGAGACTCCGCCGCTTCCGCTTCACTCGGATCGTTTTCCATCATGCCGTCGTCTCGCTGCGTTGATCGCTCCAGTTCGCGTCGCGCCTCACTCTACAGTTTCGTCACTTTCACGCCCGCTTCGACGAGCACGTCGGCCACAATCGGGTCGTTGTGGTAATCGGCCCGGTAACGCACTTCGGCGATGCCGGCCGCCGCCAGAATCTTCGCACAATTGATGCACGGGTAATGGGTCACGTAGGCCACGCAACCTTCCATCGAGGAACCGCGTCGCGCCGCATCGGCCACCGCGTTTTGCTCGGCATGCACCGTCGCCTGCTCGTGTCCGTCACGCACCCGCGAGGTGTGCGGCGTGCCGGGCAAAAAGCCGTTGTAGCCCGCCGCCACGATGCGATTGCGGCGATCGCCGCCACTCACCAGCACGCAGCCCACGTGCAATCGCTCGCACGGCGAGCGCGTCGACAACAACACCGCCGTGGCCATGAAATATTCATCCCAGGACGGGCGTTTGGTAAACTTCGACGCCGCGTCGGCGATCAGATCCACGGGGTCAGTGAGGTCGAGTTCCGCGATGGTGCGCTCCATGTTCTCCACCGCTAAGCCGCCCCCCGCCAAAAATCCACCTCGAAAGCCCGCCGCTGATCCCCCTAACGTCTGCCCATGCCTTCTCTCGACGAACTCGTCGCCTACGCCAATCAACGCACCCGCCTCGACGCCTACCAGGACGCCCCCGGCGCCCGCAACGGCCTCCAGGTCGCCAACAACGGCGCCGTCACCAAGATCGGCGCCGCGGTCGATTCCGGCCTCGTGCCCTTCCAACGCGCAGTCGCCGCCGGGGTCGATTTCCTCATCGTGCATCACGGCATGTATTGGGACATGCCCCAGCTCCTCACCGGCCCGGTTTACACCCGCGTCAAAACCCTCTTCGACGGCAACTGCGCCCTCTACTCCAACCACCTGCCGCTCGATGGTCACCCCGAGATCGGCAACAACGCCCTGCTGGCCAAACAACTCGGCCTCACCCCCGACCGCCCCTTCATGGAGACCGAGGGCGGTGCCGTGGGTTGCTCCGCCCCTTGGTCAGGCTCGCGCGATGACCTCAAAACTCAGCTCGAGGCTCAATACGACCGTGTCGTGCCCATCACCTGCGGCTCGACCACCCCCTCCCGCATCGCCTTCTGCAGCGGCAGCGGCAACAGCGCCATGAAGGAGCTCGTCAAAGCCGGCATCGACACGCTGGTCACCGGCGAACTCCGCGAGGAATGGTTCAACTTCGCCCAGGAGCGCGGCCTCAACGTCTTCCTCTGCGGCCATTACGCCACCGAGGTGCACGCCGTCCAGGCCCTCGCCGCCGAGCTCGCCGCCAAGTTCGACTTGCCGTGGGAGTTCATTCGCACCGAAAACCCGCTTTGAACGAAAAGCGTTCTCTTTCCGCGCCGCATCCGTTTTCACCAACCCCGTCCATGAAACGCATCGCCATCCTCAACGGCCCCAACCTCGATCGCCTCGGCAAACGCGAGCCGGAGATCTACGGCTCCACCACGCTCGCCGATCTCGAGACGCAACTCACCGCCGCGTTCGTCGATCAGGCCGAGTTCTCCTTCTTCCAGAGCAACCACGAGGGCGCGCTCGTCGACCAAATCTCCGCCCTCGCCGAAGCCGGCATCGACGGCCTCGTCATCAACGGCGCCGCTTACACCCACACCAGCGTCGCCCTGCGCGACGCCTTGCTCGGCTCCAAACTCCGCGCGGTCGAGGTGCACATTTCCAACATCTACCGCCGCGAGGATTTCCGCCACAACTCCTTCACCGCGCCCGCTTGCGTCGGCGTGATCACCGGCCTCGGTCTCGAGGGGTATTACGCGGCCGTGCGCTTCCTACTCCAAGACGCGTGAGCGACACCGATCCCGCACCGTTCAGCGCCTTCGCCAGCGTCGAAGGCGAGTCGTGGTGGGTTTGCCACACCAAACCCCGCTGCGAAAAGAAGTTTGCCGCGCTCATGAACGCTGAGCGCATGCCGCACTACTTGCCGCTCATCACCAGCGTGCGACGCTACGGCAACCGCGAACGCAGCTTCACCAAACCGCTCTTCGCCAGCTACGTCTTCGCCCGCGTGCCCGACGAAAAGAAGGCCCGCATCTACCAACAGGACCTGCTCGCCCGCGCCCTGCCGGTCACCAACGAAGCCCTCTTTCTCGCCCAGCTCGCCGACGTGCAACGCATCGTCAGCTCCGGTTTCGAGACGTCGATCCACCCGCTCTTCAAACAGGGTCAACCCGTGCGAGTCGTCAGCGGTCCGCTCCGCGGCCTGGAAGGCGTCATCGACGATCCGGCCGACCCCAAGGGCATCATCGTCACCGTCGACGTGCTGCAACAAGGCCTGCACGTCTCGATCCCGATCGCCGACCTCAAGATCCTGCCGCGATGACCCTCTACCCTCACTCTCCTGTAGCCGGGGGCGGTGACCCCGGTCCGGCCTCACCGAGGCCAGCTACAGCGCCTGCGTCATGAGCGAATCCGACCCCACGCCCGCCCCGGAACTCCTTCCGCTGCCGCCCGTGCCGGCCTACGCGGCCTCGCGCCTCGACGCCGCCGCCATCGCCCGCCTCACCCGCTACGGTGAAGCCCTCGCCAGCGACGGGGTCATTCGTGGACTCATCGGCCCGCGCGAGGTGCCCATCCTCTGGGACCGTCACCTGCTCAATTGCGCTGCCATGGCCGAGGCCATCAAACCCAACGCCAAGGTTGTCGACATCGGCACCGGCGCCGGGCTGCCCGGTATGGTCCTCGCCCTCGTGCGTCCCGACCTGCACCTCGTGCTCGTCGACACCCTGCAACGCCGCTGCGAATTTCTCGAAGAGATGGTCGCCGCCTTCGACCTCGCCGATCGCGTCGAGGTCATCTGGGGCCGCGCCGAAAGTATCCCGCCCTGCGAGGCCGACATCGTCACGTCGCGCGCGGTGGCTGCGCTCAAAAAGCTCGCCCCCTGGTGCCTGCCGCACGCCCGCATCGGCGGCCGTTTGCTCGCCATGAAGGGTCAAAAAGCCGGCGAAGAACTCGTCGCCGCCCGCAAAGTCCTGCACCAATGGGGCGCCGCCAAAAGCGCCCGTGTCGTCACCTGCGGCGAGGGCTGGATCGAGCCCACCGTCACTCTCGTTTCCGCGACGCGCACCAAATAGGATCGCGCCGCGCCGCCCGCGATCAGTTCAGCATCGCGATCACCTGCGCCAGCACATGCAGCGTCAGGCAGGCCGCCAGCGCCGCCGCGATATCGTCAGCCACCACGCCCCAGCCATCCGGCAGGTCCTGCAGTTTGCCGATCGGTCCGGGCTTCCAGATGTCGAAGAGACGAAAGAGCGCGAAGCCGGCCAGAAACACCGCCCACGGCGCCGCCCAATTTGGCAACACGACCGCCACGTAGGGCCAGCCGATGAAACAGAACGGGATGGCGATGAACTCATCCAATACGATCTCACCCGGATCCCGTCGCCCGAGCCGAAACTCCGCTTCGCCACACATGGCGACAGCCAGGTAGATGCCCAGCGCCCCAAAGAGCACCGTGCCGAACCAGCCCACGTCGTAGAAGAACAGGGTGAAATACAGCAGCCCCGCCACGGACCCCCAGGTGCCCGGCGCTTTGCGGATGCGGCCCACCGGCCCCACCGTCGCGAAATTGAGCACCAGCTGCAGCGGCAGAAAGCGCGGCCAGATCGGTTGACGCAGTTTCATCGTCGTGCGCTCCGCTTAGTCGGCGAACACGTGCGCGTGGCGGCGCAGGTAGTTCCAACCCGAGGTCACCGTCAGCAGCGCCGAAAGGAAATAGAAGCAAAGCCCCACGATGTGCACGACGCGGATGATCATCATGTCATCCCCCGGAAACAGGTCGCCAAAATCATCCGACAACATGCGCGCGCCCATCAGCCAACCGATGGCATTGAGCTGCGTGAAGGTCTTCACTTTGCCACTTTTGTCGGCTTCCACCACGAGGCCCTTCACCGCCGCGATCATGCGCAGACCGGAGATCGCGAATTCGCGCGTCAGGATGCAGAGCCACGCCATCAGCGCGATCAGCGTGAGTTCCCCGAAGTAACCGCCTTGCAACAGCGCGACCATCAGGCCCAGCACCATCACCTTGTCGATCACCGCATCCATAAACCGCCCAAACTGCGAAACCTGACCCGACTTGCGGGCGATCAACCCATCGAGCCAATCAGACAAAGCCGCGACGATGAACAGCCAGAAGGCCAGCGTCGCCGCCGGGTTGAAATCGGCGATCATCAAGCCCACGACGGCAAACATCATCGGCACCCGCGAAACGGTGATCACATTGGGCAGAGTCCAGCGCATTACCTCGATTCACTGCCCCCGCTTCGTCGCTGGCAACCCCGGAAACATTACGATTTGCGCTCGCTCCATTTGCGCCCCTCGCATCTAGTGCCCCTTCGCTCATGCGCCACTGCATATACCCCGGGACTTTCGACCCTGTCAC
This portion of the Actomonas aquatica genome encodes:
- a CDS encoding phosphatidylglycerophosphatase A family protein — translated: MKLRQPIWPRFLPLQLVLNFATVGPVGRIRKAPGTWGSVAGLLYFTLFFYDVGWFGTVLFGALGIYLAVAMCGEAEFRLGRRDPGEIVLDEFIAIPFCFIGWPYVAVVLPNWAAPWAVFLAGFALFRLFDIWKPGPIGKLQDLPDGWGVVADDIAAALAACLTLHVLAQVIAMLN
- the nusG gene encoding transcription termination/antitermination protein NusG yields the protein MSDTDPAPFSAFASVEGESWWVCHTKPRCEKKFAALMNAERMPHYLPLITSVRRYGNRERSFTKPLFASYVFARVPDEKKARIYQQDLLARALPVTNEALFLAQLADVQRIVSSGFETSIHPLFKQGQPVRVVSGPLRGLEGVIDDPADPKGIIVTVDVLQQGLHVSIPIADLKILPR
- the rsmG gene encoding 16S rRNA (guanine(527)-N(7))-methyltransferase RsmG; this translates as MSESDPTPAPELLPLPPVPAYAASRLDAAAIARLTRYGEALASDGVIRGLIGPREVPILWDRHLLNCAAMAEAIKPNAKVVDIGTGAGLPGMVLALVRPDLHLVLVDTLQRRCEFLEEMVAAFDLADRVEVIWGRAESIPPCEADIVTSRAVAALKKLAPWCLPHARIGGRLLAMKGQKAGEELVAARKVLHQWGAAKSARVVTCGEGWIEPTVTLVSATRTK
- a CDS encoding Nif3-like dinuclear metal center hexameric protein, whose protein sequence is MPSLDELVAYANQRTRLDAYQDAPGARNGLQVANNGAVTKIGAAVDSGLVPFQRAVAAGVDFLIVHHGMYWDMPQLLTGPVYTRVKTLFDGNCALYSNHLPLDGHPEIGNNALLAKQLGLTPDRPFMETEGGAVGCSAPWSGSRDDLKTQLEAQYDRVVPITCGSTTPSRIAFCSGSGNSAMKELVKAGIDTLVTGELREEWFNFAQERGLNVFLCGHYATEVHAVQALAAELAAKFDLPWEFIRTENPL
- the alr gene encoding alanine racemase; translation: MIPRTQVPLRCWAEIDLAALERNLRRIRASLPSFMRYVAVVKADAYGHGLHQVAARLMHAGADLFAVATLSEAAALRELGPGWPILLLSPLVPEEDDYIPRHDVAVTVSSADEVDRFAAAAERAGRKISVHLKIDTGMGRAGVWHETAATVYQKIRDAAGLTLAGIYTHYSSSDDDPAFTAEQRQRFRQALASFDGLDPTSLLIHADNSAGLETIERAGPFNAVRIGLLQFGILPRTGSLLADVHAEPVFSFRTRVGLVKDLPAGTAISYGQTHRLERPSRIAVLTAGYGDGINRLLSNRGAVLIGGRRCPILGRVTMDQTIVDVTHLDTVKSGDEVTLIGHQQGAEISVTEFSTWAETIPWETLCSVTKRVPRLYRTALGV
- the aroQ gene encoding type II 3-dehydroquinate dehydratase, whose product is MKRIAILNGPNLDRLGKREPEIYGSTTLADLETQLTAAFVDQAEFSFFQSNHEGALVDQISALAEAGIDGLVINGAAYTHTSVALRDALLGSKLRAVEVHISNIYRREDFRHNSFTAPACVGVITGLGLEGYYAAVRFLLQDA
- a CDS encoding YqgE/AlgH family protein produces the protein MMENDPSEAEAAESLAGSLLLSHPSLKDPNFRRTVVLLSAHDAEGAMGVVLNRGTGKTLADLDEAFAFGALATVPVLAGGPVQTDRLLICALGFHSDGAGLRLHFGLEPLEAEKLKAEQGDDIELRAFVGYSGWGEGQLENELDHDTWAVSAIPSDVLDYEQNESMWRGILVRVSPEWKLLAEEPDDPERN
- a CDS encoding deoxycytidylate deaminase, which codes for MERTIAELDLTDPVDLIADAASKFTKRPSWDEYFMATAVLLSTRSPCERLHVGCVLVSGGDRRNRIVAAGYNGFLPGTPHTSRVRDGHEQATVHAEQNAVADAARRGSSMEGCVAYVTHYPCINCAKILAAAGIAEVRYRADYHNDPIVADVLVEAGVKVTKL
- the pgsA gene encoding CDP-diacylglycerol--glycerol-3-phosphate 3-phosphatidyltransferase → MRWTLPNVITVSRVPMMFAVVGLMIADFNPAATLAFWLFIVAALSDWLDGLIARKSGQVSQFGRFMDAVIDKVMVLGLMVALLQGGYFGELTLIALMAWLCILTREFAISGLRMIAAVKGLVVEADKSGKVKTFTQLNAIGWLMGARMLSDDFGDLFPGDDMMIIRVVHIVGLCFYFLSALLTVTSGWNYLRRHAHVFAD